The sequence tttgcagatgacaacctgctacttttcaaggcgagtggggagggaTCTCTAGCGGTGTCAAACCTGCTAGCTACTTATTGTAGTGCATCGGGACAAAGGATCAACAATGAGAAGTCATCAATTTTTTACAGCAAAGGTTGCCCAGGATCAGTGAGGGATATTGTTAAGGACAATTTGCAAGTCCATAATGAAACTTTGAACGAGCGCTATTTGGGCATGCCCACTGAGGTTGGCCACTCAAAGAACGGTACTTTCAGATATTTGAGGGACCGTGTTTGGGAGAAGATAAAAGGGTGGATGGAGAAGCTACGATCACCGGCAGGTAAAGAGATATTGATCAAATCTGTAGCACAAGCTATACCTGTCTACTCCATGTCATGTTTCAGGTTGCCGAGAGGACTGTGCGAGAACATAACTTCAATTATCAGGCAATTTTGGTGGGGGAGTAAACAGGGAAGAAGGAAACCGAGCTGGGTGGCGTGGGATATTATGACTAGGCCAAAACACCTGGGAGGTCTGGGTTTTCGTGACCTGGAGGTTTTCAACTTGGCATTACTCGCACGTCAAGCATGGCGGACTATGAATGACGAGTCGTCTCTCAGTACACGATTGCCGAAAGCTGTATATTTCCCTGACAACTCGCTACTGGAAGCCGAGCTAGGTCCTCATCAGTCTCAGATTTGGAGGGCGATTCTTGATGGCCGAGACATCCTATCACAGGGGATAGTACGGAGGATTGGAGATGGGAAGACTACAGATATATGGCTGCATAACTGGATTCCTAGGGATAACTACAAGAGGCCCATCACGTCACTCATGCCTAATCCCCCCACCAAGGTGGCGCAGCTGATCAATGCAGCTACGGCCTCATGGAATGAGGAGTATATACGCACTATATTCACACCTTTTGATGCTGCAGTGATCTTGAAGATACCTTTATGTACACGGAGGATTCCAGATTTTTGGGCCTGGCACGAGGAGAGTCGAGGTATATTCAGTGTGAGGTCAGCATACGAATGATAATGCGGACGAAGCTGGGTCGAGAAGCGTGGATACACGAAGAGGAGGGAACCTCAGTTGGCCAGAATGAGAGCAATATGTGGAGTATGATATGGCACATTCAGGTTCCGTCCAAATTGAGAATGTTTGTATGGCGCCTTGCTAGGCATTCCATGCCCTGTGGGGAGGTTCTAAAGCATCGTAATATGGCAACGACTGACACTTGTATGCTGTGTGGGGCGATGGATACTTGGAAACATGCTTTATTGAAATGCCCAATGGCGGGCGGTGTGTGGGCATTGGCCCCTGATGATCTTGTGCAGGCCATGAGTGAGCGGCAAGAGGACAGGGCCAAGGACTGGCTCTTTGCTATACATAAAACGTTGCCGACAGATTTATTTGAAAGGCTCATAGTGACACTTTGGGCAATCTGGGGAGTGAGGAGAAAGGCTATCCATGAGGATATTTTTCAGTCTCCAAGCGCCACTAATGGTTTCATCAATAGCTACTTGAGGGATCTCCCTGTTATGAAACCCAAGCATCGGATACCAAGCGATGCTGCAGCTACTAGGTCCACTCGATGAATCAGGCCGGTTGAGGATACAGCAAAGGTGAATGTGGATGCCGCTGTCTCTCGACGCGGCTTCGGTGCGGTTGGCGCCATATGCAGGGATCAGGACGGGATTTTCTTGGGAGCGTCCTCCCTTTTTTTCAGAAATATAGATGATCCACACACCCTCGAGGCGCTTGCGATAAGGGAGGCTTTAGCTCTCTCAGACGACCTTTATCTTCGGAGGATCCATGTCGCATCGGACTGTAAGGGGGTGGTCGAGGAAGTACGGAAGAAAAATGCAGCAAATTATGGAGCAATTATTCATGAAATAGTAGACCACTCTTTGTCTTTTGATTTCTGTAAATTTAGTTATGAGTTCAGGAGCTTGAACTATGAAGCTCACAACTTAGCGAAACATGCTCATACTCTCGGTgatggccgccatgtttggttagggcaTCCCGGAAACCTCTCTTTCGTCCCTGTAAACGTGGTGACGGGTTAATAAAGAGTTTCGCgaggttgtctcaaaaaaaaaaagctaCCCCCCCTTCTAAATACTCTAACTACCGTATGATAGGTGGCCCCACTCCTCTAATTAACCCCCCCCCCTTAATACATTGTTAAACTTGTTACAATGACACCTGGGGCCCGCAACTGAACAGTCAACTGTTGACTGCTGGGTCAACAGTTGACCTGACCTCGCTGGTCAGTGCTGGGTACACTTTCGGGTGCATCTAACCTTTTCCTTTTACTTTATTTTCGAATTTAAATAAGTCCAGAAATTACTGAAAATcatttaatctttgaaaattactaggaaataaaccgtaactcggatgaaaatgttttctacatgaaagttgctcagaaaaacgagacgaatccgtatacgcggtccgtttacctgttagatgtctctaactatctgaacatggaacattcccccttcggtcatctgtctgacacaggtccggaaccgggaaaacattctcggttgatttcccccttcacctttatcgtgtagccatacgttaggtcacacccggcacatcatatttccatgttatgctttgtgatgctttgtttgctttatatttattatttcttccccctcttctctcggtagaccccgagaccgatgccgcccctgtgatcgactacgtcgacaatgacccttcttccttttcagcggagcttccaggcaagccccccttttgatcatcccgatatcgcccattccattctctcatgtttgcattagattttgctactgttattgttggctcctattctgatgcatagcttgcttattgttacctacctgcttatcctaaacttcttagtataggttggttagtgatccatcagtgaccccaacctggtccttgttgcccctgcttcatcatcgacgactcgatcaacatgatcgacgaccagagcccgacaccttacatcacatcacgccccttttgttgctcgactctgtagagttaccatcgagtgccgagggtggaacctcatacatcactcctgatgagatctctgtagtgtagcttttcggtcgtggtcattgagggtgatttcctccttaaccacttccgatacgactttgtcgtgcagcccctcaagtgtgaacccctCAAGTGGAATACACTGAGGGTGGTTTCTCGGAATTTCCCCTtggtgtttggacacacggatacttggactttgcaACTGTTACTTCGAAAAgcaggtcgaccctgaggggtacccacgagtGATGTGGAGATGGGTTGACTTGGTCGGTACACGAGAGCtgaatacgaggcgtggccgggcattcctagcccttgccgcaagtcctcgagacggggcgacggggtcacatctttcgtgagtctctgctcgtgaccgcactaccaacacactaacggtttggatatttgatctgaggggcctctggcctgatagcactaaccatcatgtgggcatagtatggtcATTCTGCGTCgcatgcatcagccgaagcttattagacgtcagcgactgaacggcgtgcgtcgggttggactggtaagctcctgcctttttttaAGGAGGTAAATAGgtttgctcaccggccgcccacgcaacgtgctggagttcccagggcgatggcccatgacccctgggggcataggtttagtccggcgtgctgacctctctattaagcctaggtcgggttgcggcgtattgtttgaccgaggccgggtatgacccaggaaagtgtgtccggccggagttaatcgagcgtgatgggtaagttggtgcacccctgtagggaagaaaacatctatcgatagcctgtcctacggtaacggacacttggagttgtatcccaattGATACAACTaaaactggatacttgaggtgataactggatagtatggctctgggattgctttctcgcagggagtcgagaaaggatctccggccaAGGTTGATAACTCcgctactactttactttatgctactcttatctcttctgattttgcaagatgcttgaagttgcttgaagatgctagtcttcgataggctaggctttccccttctcttctggcattctgcagtttagtccacatatactacccatttcattgacaccgatgcatatgtagtgtagatccttacttgcgagtactttggatgagtactcacggttgctttgctcccccctttcccctcttttccattcttctcggacgtcacaaccagatggtggagcccaggatccagatgccacATTCGACaacgactgctactacactgagggtgcctactactacgtggaggccgccgacgaccatgagtagttaggaggctcccaggcaggaggccttgccttttcgatcgatgttgcttgtgtgctagccttcttaaggcaaacttgtctaacttatgtctgttctcagatattattgcttccactgactcttatgttttcgagctgatgtattcgagccctcgaggcccctggcttgtaatataaggcttgtattatttgaatttgtgtctcGAGTTGTtttgatatctttccgtgagtccttgatcttgatcgtacacatttgcgtgtatgattagtgtacgattgaatcggggacgtAACACCTATCTAGTCGCATATCCAACCCCAACACACAACTCATGCCTGACCCAGTTGCATGTCTAACCCTCACAGGCAACTTGTCTCGTCCCCAATCTAGTTGCATGTCCAAGACCAACACACAACTCGTCCGatccagttgcatgtccaccctcgACATGTAACTTGTCCCTCCCCTATCTAGTTGCATGTAAACTCCAAAATGCAACTCGCCCGACCTAGTTGTATGTCCACCCTTGACACGTAACTTGCTTGTGCTCTCCTACCTACTTGCATGTCCAAATCCAACACGCAACTCACCCGATCCAGTTGCATGTTCACGCTTGGCATAAAACTCGCGCCCGACCCAGTGCAAGTCCGCCCTCAACACGCAACCTACCCCTGACCCTTTTTCATGTCCACCCTCCAAAGCAACTCGTGCCCGACCGAGTTGCATGTTTGCTTccatgagattttctgttgtgcATACACCGTTACCTCCATGGGTATGGTTAACTTTTGTGCGGTAATGTTTTAAGCAAAGATACTATGATAGTTTTTGTAAAAGAAATGACCAGGTGTGTTAATCTTGTTATATGTTTTGTTTCTACAGTTGGGGAGCACAAGTATTTCTTTTTGGCAGAGCTTTTAGGGAATGTTCACTTTGTCCTATAACAGTATAATCTGTGAGAATCGCAATGTGTCTTCTGATGGTAAAATGGTTTGGATGGATACAACGTTGCCTCCTTTCGGCCCTAATGACTTATGCAGGGGCAGACCCAGAATATTTGGCCATTGGGTTCACTTCGTGACTCGTTGTGAGAActtagtactactacctccgtcctggtttattggtccccttcgtattttgtgctaaattttgaccatagatctaactaacaaaatattaatgtgTGTCAccaaaaatcatatagttagttTCATATTTGAACATGATttcaatgatattatttttggtgacatgcattaaacAATTTATTAGTTAAACTTAAGATCAAAATTTTGCataaaatacgaaggagaccaataaaccaagacggaggtagtaataTGTAAAGTCTAAGTCTAATTTAAATCATCTTAGAACAAAATTATAGCACCAAAAAACAACATAATGTGTAGAAATATGGTATCACATATCACATATAACTTATGTGTTATGGCATGCTTCAATTAGGAGGTGTTGTTTGCAGAATAACAGGCAAACCGTGCATGCACCATAACGTTCATTCATTTGTTAGACCACTTTTTTGTCCCTCCGAAGACAAAATTGCAGGAGGGTATCCtgtttttgtttgtgttttcttGAAAGACATGTTCTGATTTTCCTATGGTTTCCCTTTTCGCCTTTGGCCATCTGCAATATATCTGGGTAGCTTGAGATTTACAAGTGGTTTTACACATCACCTAGGTACATGCATTTTTGTGTCTGCCACTACAAGTCTGCAAGTGGGATAACATATGATACAAGCACTTCACATATTTTTTTTGCAGACAACCGAAAACAAAAAGCCCAGTAGGCTCAGCAAAAGGTTTGCAGACAACAAGTAGAACATCGGTGGACAATCACAACAACTACAAATGACAAGAGAAAAGAGGAACTACGGAGTAAAATGGGAGCACACTTTGTGCATAGACATCACTTAGATGTGACATTGTTATGTCACATCTATATGAGCCATAGACACACCCTTATTATATTGCTCCGCAGCAATACACATACACGGACATTGTGCTAGTTACCCTAACGTATGGTGGGCACTAGTATGAGCGGGGTTTTGCGGTGGAAGTTTATTTTTCCTTCCTCCTCCATGCTGACATCTTCAGGCTCCATCCCATCAGGAAGCGCCCACTGGAAGCAGCATAGCATATTGGCAAGCGTAAACTCCACAGTGGCAATGCCCATTGATATGCCTGGGCATATCCGTCGCCCCGTGCCGAACGGCAGCATCTGAGGATGCTCCCCCTTGAAGTCAATCTCGTTCCCCTCAAACCTCTCAGGGTTGAACTCTTCTGGGTGGTTAGGCCAGCTTGTTGGGTCTCTACCAATCGCCCATGCATTTACGTAGATCCGTGTCTTTGCTGGCACATCGTAGCCGCCAATCTGGATGTGCCGCATGGTTTCTCTCGGCACTAGCAGTGGTGCCGGTGGGTGCAGCCGCAGGGTCTCCTTCACCACTAGTTTAAGGTACTCGAGTTTGGACACATCTTCTGACCGCACCCTATCGTTCCTGCCCACAACAGCCCAGATCTCGGCTTGCACCTTGCTTAGCACACGCGGACTGCGGATCAGCTCGGACATCGCCCACAGAATCGTCACAGAGCTCGTGTCAACACCAGCAATGAACGTGTCCTGAAATTAAATAAAAATGCCAGTTAAAGCACGAAGATGGTGAGATTACTAGAATACCAGCTCTACTATTAGCTACCAATTGGTTATGGCCCGAGGATTTGAAGTTAATTAACGTACGAAGATTAGGGCCTTGACATGGTCCCTAGTGAAGTTGAGTTTGCCACGATGCTCCTTCCAGTGGGTGATGAGCACGTCGACGAGATCCCCGCCGTTGTCGGGCTTGGTGCGCTTAGGGTCCAGGTGTTGCTCAATGACCATCTCGAAGAAGGCGTCGAGTTGCTTGAAGATGCGCTCGCGCCGGGCAAAGGCGCCGGTGATATGGTCGATGAGCCGGCCGATGGCTTTGGGGAAGAAGTCCTCGGCCGAGGAGCTGGATAACACCTCTGCTGCCTCGTCCAGCGCGTGCTGGAAGTTGTTATTCTGTGTGAACTTATCGCTGCCGTAGATGTTGCCAAAAGCCACTGTGCCGATGATGCCATCGGAGAGGCTCAAGATGTGCTCGTCCAGCGCCACTGGCTTCCCTCCCGCACGCATAAGGGTGCTTATTAGTTTGTCCACCTGATCAAGAATACAATATATGTAATTTCAAACGCATGTTGCGTTCTGGTCGATCGTGAGTTTAAGACGTGAACTGAATAATCTTAGCCACTACTTAGCTAAGTAACTAGGGTGTTAACCCTTATATAGataatgaaaaaaattcccacCGCATAAAAAAGAATACAGTATAGCTAATGTATCCACATATTATTAAAAGGAGGCGAACTAGGCTTCACATTTGTCCATACAAACCATGAAATAATATAGTGGTTGAGACACCACACTCGTCGACATAGACAAAATAATATGCTCCATCATTTTTATAGTGTATTCTTGTCTATATTAGTTGAGATTAAAGCTCCGTATGACATGACGGATGAGTCAACTGGTATGGAACACAACCCTTCCTGGTCGTACAGGGAGGTTTCATTTACAAAAGCAGTAATTTTAATACATCATTGCTTATCTATGTAGTAACTAAGAACTGAAGTGAATAAGAATTGGTCACGCCCAAATATCAAATATATCAACACATAGTAAATTAAATCTGTCCACGCGAGTGCACCGGTTATCCGGCCGGCTAGTTATTAAGTAACAGTACCAACAAGAAATTTAAACGACATCCATTTCTTGTGTACCTGCTCCTGCCGTGCGTACCATGCGGCCTTAACGCGGCGCCCGCTGAGAAGTTCGACCACCAGGAGCTTACGAATGTTGCGCCAATATGAGCCAAATGGTGCGAATGCCACGTTCTTGAGGTCATAGGTGAGGCGCTTCGGCCCGGGGGACACAGGCCGTGTGCAGCAGTCGAGGTCATGCACCTTGAGCCCCTCCCATGCCGCATCCGGCGACGACAAAACCACGGTCGGTGCTTTGCCGAGCTGAAGCTGCATCACCGGCCCGTGAAGCCGTGCCAGATCACGCAAAGTTCGATGCGGAAGCCGACCCAGCTGGTGCAGGTTGCCCAGGAAAGGCACCGGCGCTGGACCTGGTGGCAGCTTCATCTCTTTCTGGGAACACCTGCTCCGGCTCCGTGTCAACAGCAGGAGGGTAACAACAGAAACGAGTGCTAGGAGGATGAGCTCCCATTGCTGGATTAGGGAGAGCAGCAGGGTGGTGAGTGTGACCAACATTTTTGGCACTACTAACTGCTATAGCTAGCGCCTTGTCCTTGTGCTGGGAACAATCGAGATGCTAGCAGCACTGGTTTTGATTTTGCAGGCGCACCGGGATAGACTGGCTATATAAAGTAGGTGGTCTTGATTTTTGTCTTCCCCTCGACCCCGATTTTTTTGTAAACTCAGCAAAGACAGGAAACTCGGCAAATTGAGAGGTTTGCCCAGTGATGACAAAAAGAAACTCGACAACGTCTTCATTTGCTGAGTTACTTTCCAGACAAACTCGATCTGGCAAAGACCTGATAGATGGGCCCCACACAGACCTAACGAAGGCAACGTGACGGCGTGGCGACCTTTGCCGAGTTTCCACTAGCAGGAACTCGGCAAAAAATTGTATTTTCCTTTCTTTAATGAGGAAGGCCAGGCGTCCCACCTTTGCCGAGTACCCGCAATATAGAACTCGGCAAAGCCCTGCCCCTTCGTCTTCCTCAAATAACAGATGCGCGGAGTACGCCTCGACTCAAAAAAGCCCTAGCAGTCACCGTCGACACACCTCATCTCCCCACATCCGCCACTGCCGTGTCACCGCGCCGCCTCCACCTCCCCACAGCCACCGCCATCACCGTCACCTATCCCTGGATCATGTGGCCATCACCGGCTCCACCGCCGCTCCATCCACCGTGCCGCCACCGATTACCGTCGACGGCTCCACTGCCGCCTATCTCGGCCACGTCCGCAACGTAGCCGCCGTCGCTGCCTCCACCATGGCTGCAACCGGCATCATCGGCACCGCTGCGCCGCGGCTGTTGCCGTCGTAGCCGGTTCTACCGCGCCCGCGGCCGTAGTCCTCGTTGCCGGCTCAACAGTAAACCCGTTTCTCACGGGGCCGAGATGGATGGCGCTGATCTTGGGCGCGCGCAGGGCTACATATTACAAGCATCTTGTGGCATTATCATAGGACTACGAAATCAAGTACTCCAAGGGGGTAGTTTGACGGAATAAATTACATTGCACATGCCGACCTAAAGCAAAGTCTCCAATTTACTTATCATATACCCTTTGACATGGATTCACTTAAATAGTACTTAAAGTTCCCAACTTATATTGATTAATGAAGAATCAGTACAGTACTTGCAAACTTCAATAAGATCCTTCCACTAGTCAGTACCAACCTATTACTTCCTCGATGTCTCAAAACAACTGCAAGGAATACAGTTTTCAAGTTTCTAACTTTTAGAGACAATTCATGCAAGTTTTTATTCATACCACTAATGCACGCCTATCAATTTTAGAGACAATCCTAGACGTACAGGTGTTTTACGCGTCTGTGACGGACCCCCTCTCGCTAATTCGCTCGCCCCCCCTGATTTCAGGGGGTGGGGGCCCTGCTGCTAATCCTAAGCTAATCAATTTGCTCCACATCAGCCTGTACGATAAACCCTGTAAAACAAGCCTGTAGCTCTAGCATTACTCTAATCCATGACAGCAACCAATTACTATTCaactctctaaaaagatataagtgaagcaaaagagttcTTATCGTTTCTGTTAGGACTACCGCAATGCTCTAACAAGTAtaattgaagcaaaagagcaattctataaatTCATGACCATTCATGTCTCTCCAAAAGCATATTTATttagatatgatgatagtaatgaTCAGCAAACAAAAGTAAAGGACACTCCAAGaataacacatatcatgtgaacaaataaAAACATAGGTCCGACCGAGACAAAccaataattgttgatgaagaaggggATGAATATTTCCATGGGGTGCATTGTGCACCCCCAAGCTTGACTGCTTGcatctccttattcttctcatctCACTATCTCACCTGAGTCTTAAACAGCGGCGGAGCTAGACAGAAAGCATTGGGGGGGCCAAACGCAAAAGATGaagagttgggggggggggggcaaacgcTAATTTTCCCCTAAGCTAAGCCCTTGAAATAAAAAACTCTTCAGGAATATATACAAGGCtggggggggcacccccccccccccagctcacCACATAGCTCCACCGCTGATCTTAAAAACTTCCTCCACACAAAACTTTGCAGAACTTCATTAGAGGGTTTACTACAAACAATGTTCAATCATATTCATGCCTTGCTGTAACATGGTTGTATAATTATAATTCATCATTAGATACTGTATGCGAACAAAAGAAATTAAattctgaccccccccccccccccccccccaaaaaaaaggaaCAATAAAAGGCAATTATACACAGTTAAAGAAACTACAGCAGCACTCTGTCAAAATGGAACAGTCTGTAAATATGTGAATAATATTTATAATTCTGTAACTCAAAACATTCTGGAAAATTAGGGCGTGACAGAGAACTTGCAAATGTGTACTGTGTAAATAATTCGTAATTCTAACAGATACTATTGAATTGATCTGATTGTTTTAGTAGCTGCAAAGTTTACGTTTAAGCACAACAACACATAAACTTGCAAATTAACAATACTAATGGCAATTCCTGGCACTCTATCGAAAGAAAAGATGCATAATGAAGTTTTTACAGTAGCATCAACCTCATTGGCGCACAAAACAAATAAAAGATTAATTGTGCGTTGCGTCCGATAAGCGCTTTTTTcattgccttttagctaggcatagtAATTTTGGTGTAGTTTTCAAGTTTTCTCATCAAGTGTTCCCAAAGAATATGGTGCTCTGATGATGGATTCATAAACTAGTTTAATTATCTAACTTGGCAAGTGTTCCATTCCTTTTCTCATAGGGAACTAAAATTTTATATTACCTTCCTTCATGTAAATTACATGACATATCGTTCCCaagaacggtctaccaagtattataggacatgaaggattgcattCTGTATCCATTATTATGAACCAACAGGGACATAATTTCTATTAGCTATGATAGGTACATTATCTATTCTCCCCAAAGTTTTCTTAATGGTAGAATCATCTACGTGCAAACTTAAAGAACATTCAGACATAGGCTTTAAACCAAGTACATCGTATAAGGCTTTAGGCATGGTGGAagcactagcacctaaatcacttAGAGCATTACATTCAAAGTTATTAATTGTGATCTTAACGGTAGGTTCCCATCCATCTTCAATTTTCCTAGGGATAGACGATTGTTGTTCTATTTTTTCTTCACTAGTCGTTATTACAGCTTCAGCAATATCTTTTGTAAAGGCTTTGTTTTGTTCAAGAGCATTAGGTGAACTGACCATGGCTTACAAGAGCTTAATAACTTCAGTACGAGTGCAATTATCATAACTAAAAGTCATACCATCAAAGGCAGTGGGATAAATATTACCTAATGTTTTGACTTCTTCAAGCAAACTTTTGACATTATTATTACAAGATTGAACACTCCTCGAATTCGCGGGATTATCTACCTATAGTCATGACCTCTCGAAGCCACCTTTATTGTCAACATAACTAATACCTCTAAACAAATTAGAAAGCCTGTCCACCAAAGGGGTTTCAACAatacctaaagttttgacctcttccataCCCCTGGCAGCATAAATTTCAGCATTTTTAGCCTCTCTTCATTGttgctctccctctctccctcttcc comes from Triticum aestivum cultivar Chinese Spring chromosome 5B, IWGSC CS RefSeq v2.1, whole genome shotgun sequence and encodes:
- the LOC123117905 gene encoding 4-hydroxyphenylacetaldehyde oxime monooxygenase-like — its product is MLVTLTTLLLSLIQQWELILLALVSVVTLLLLTRSRSRCSQKEMKLPPGPAPVPFLGNLHQLGRLPHRTLRDLARLHGPVMQLQLGKAPTVVLSSPDAAWEGLKVHDLDCCTRPVSPGPKRLTYDLKNVAFAPFGSYWRNIRKLLVVELLSGRRVKAAWYARQEQVDKLISTLMRAGGKPVALDEHILSLSDGIIGTVAFGNIYGSDKFTQNNNFQHALDEAAEVLSSSSAEDFFPKAIGRLIDHITGAFARRERIFKQLDAFFEMVIEQHLDPKRTKPDNGGDLVDVLITHWKEHRGKLNFTRDHVKALIFDTFIAGVDTSSVTILWAMSELIRSPRVLSKVQAEIWAVVGRNDRVRSEDVSKLEYLKLVVKETLRLHPPAPLLVPRETMRHIQIGGYDVPAKTRIYVNAWAIGRDPTSWPNHPEEFNPERFEGNEIDFKGEHPQMLPFGTGRRICPGISMGIATVEFTLANMLCCFQWALPDGMEPEDVSMEEEGKINFHRKTPLILVPTIR